The Trichoplusia ni isolate ovarian cell line Hi5 chromosome 10, tn1, whole genome shotgun sequence genome window below encodes:
- the LOC113497884 gene encoding insulin-related peptide 2-like, translating to MMKLVFILVVAVVACAWLSGVSAVCGRQLSEQLFRMCTDEQKRSWWGPRARALVSGRSKRLIVDECCERVCSVEELMTFCQY from the coding sequence ATGATGAAGTTAGTGTTCATCTTGGTAGTAGCTGTGGTGGCGTGTGCGTGGCTGAGCGGCGTGAGCGCGGTCTGCGGCCGGCAGCTGTCGGAGCAGCTGTTTAGAATGTGCACAGACGAGCAGAAGCGCAGCTGGTGGGGACCGCGGGCCCGCGCGCTGGTCAGCGGGCGCAGCAAGCGCCTCATCGTCGACGAGTGCTGCGAGAGGGTCTGCTCCGTCGAAGAACTCATGACCTTCTGTCAATACTAA
- the LOC113497883 gene encoding insulin-related peptide 2-like, protein MMKLVVVVVAVVACAWLSAAQSGVSVYCGRQLSERLSSLCWGEPEQKRGWWVPPAGALAGVRGKRGLVDECCDKPCSIEELLTYCF, encoded by the coding sequence ATGATGAAGTTAGTGGTTGTGGTAGTAGCTGTGGTGGCGTGTGCGTGGCTGAGCGCGGCGCAGAGCGGCGTGAGCGTGTACTGCGGGCGGCAGCTGTCGGAGCGGCTGAGCAGCCTGTGCTGGGGCGAGCCGGAGCAGAAGCGCGGCTGGTGGGTGCCGCCGGCGGGCGCGCTGGCCGGCGTGCGGGGCAAGCGCGGCCTCGTCGACGAGTGCTGCGACAAGCCCTGCTCCATCGAAGAACTCTTGACCTACTGCTTCTAG